From a single Endozoicomonas euniceicola genomic region:
- a CDS encoding inosine/guanosine kinase, whose product MKFPGRRKIKHYFPVNADNRFDRESTTFGHVNTYVCGIDQNMVDIYAHVDDSVLADFGLTKAASQWVDNDTANRLYSFLQQSGTIDSQYAGGTIGNTLHNYSILADDRSVQFGVMSQNIRVGDYAYGYLCNTSSKVDMAYLQPVEGAIGRCYTLITPDGERTFAISPGSMNDLSHTFIPEQVITGSSALVLCAYTLGDDSLPIYHATLKAAKVASDHGIPVALTLGTSMLVENIREPLKQFIRDHVTLVAMNEEEAQALTGAADPLLACEAVLDLADMTLLTAGPEGLYLCGYTEMALARETDNPIRSAGISDFNRFEFSRPLRRADCDEPMKVYSHISPYMGGPERIRNTNGAGDGALSAVIHDIAANHFHREVLPTSGKHERSWLTYSSFSQVCKYANRVSYEVLAQSSPRLSRALPEREDSLEESYWER is encoded by the coding sequence ATGAAGTTTCCCGGCCGCCGTAAAATCAAGCACTACTTTCCCGTCAACGCTGACAACCGCTTTGACCGTGAAAGCACCACCTTCGGGCATGTTAATACCTACGTCTGTGGCATCGACCAGAACATGGTCGACATCTATGCTCATGTAGACGACTCAGTTCTGGCTGACTTTGGTCTGACCAAAGCGGCTTCACAATGGGTTGATAATGACACTGCCAACCGCCTGTACAGCTTCCTGCAACAGTCCGGCACCATTGATAGCCAGTATGCGGGTGGAACCATTGGCAACACTCTGCATAACTACTCCATTCTGGCCGACGACCGCTCCGTTCAGTTTGGGGTCATGAGCCAGAATATCCGGGTTGGTGACTATGCCTACGGGTATCTGTGCAATACCAGCAGCAAAGTCGATATGGCCTATCTGCAACCGGTAGAAGGCGCTATCGGACGCTGCTACACACTGATTACGCCAGATGGAGAGCGCACCTTTGCCATCAGCCCCGGCTCAATGAACGACCTGAGTCATACGTTTATTCCGGAACAGGTGATTACCGGCAGTTCAGCTCTGGTTCTGTGTGCCTATACCCTGGGCGACGACAGCCTGCCGATTTATCATGCCACCCTGAAAGCTGCGAAAGTTGCCAGCGACCATGGCATTCCTGTGGCGCTCACCCTGGGTACCAGTATGCTGGTTGAAAATATCCGTGAACCTTTAAAGCAATTTATCCGTGATCATGTCACCCTGGTGGCCATGAATGAGGAAGAAGCACAGGCGCTGACCGGAGCAGCCGACCCGTTACTGGCCTGCGAAGCCGTTCTGGACCTTGCTGATATGACGTTACTGACTGCCGGACCAGAAGGGCTTTATCTGTGCGGCTATACCGAAATGGCTCTGGCGCGGGAAACTGACAACCCTATTCGCTCTGCCGGGATCAGTGACTTCAACCGCTTCGAATTCAGCCGGCCTTTGCGTCGTGCCGATTGTGATGAACCGATGAAAGTCTACTCCCATATCAGTCCCTATATGGGGGGGCCGGAAAGAATCAGAAACACCAACGGTGCCGGTGACGGCGCTTTGTCGGCGGTGATTCATGATATTGCCGCTAACCATTTTCATCGTGAAGTCCTGCCGACCTCAGGAAAACATGAGCGGTCATGGCTGACGTATTCGTCGTTCTCCCAGGTTTGCAAATATGCCAACCGGGTCAGCTATGAAGTGCTGGCACAGAGTTCTCCACGTCTGTCACGGGCTTTGCCGGAACGTGAAGATTCACTGGAAGAGAGTTATTGGGAAAGGTAG
- a CDS encoding DNA replication terminus site-binding protein has translation MSRKTAARMAVRDTLIELVDSNRQFREAVLNDHELPAWVMQEDDADALNEQTLYEQKRDDRTLAASITSRLTYSSEQNKQETARLPGIIGISASSLALGQQLNQAKDQFKTAMGEYRQLYGDDIAAIEETSDQLRDGVLGGLQIQHIHFVQSYRQLKLFQQPPRRIRFSWAANHSGTVRLTSVEAIEHLRKKYMASAAIERDITLLEQLPGSEIVVIKRLLAPHLRANLKWSDTIEAERRMNPDAKKQYPGQINTPLPVFVQLEKGQPLPEFKPIKPFDPMTRQERLQRSDARLVRISDNPVSRIYRYI, from the coding sequence ATGAGCAGAAAAACGGCGGCCAGAATGGCCGTCAGGGATACCCTGATTGAACTGGTTGATTCCAATCGCCAGTTCCGGGAAGCGGTTCTGAATGATCACGAGCTTCCCGCCTGGGTCATGCAGGAAGACGACGCTGATGCCCTGAATGAGCAAACACTCTATGAACAAAAACGGGATGACCGGACACTGGCAGCCAGTATCACCAGTCGCCTGACCTACAGCTCGGAACAGAATAAACAGGAAACAGCCCGACTTCCCGGCATCATTGGTATTTCGGCCAGTTCTCTTGCCCTCGGGCAACAGTTAAATCAGGCAAAAGACCAGTTCAAGACAGCGATGGGGGAATATCGCCAGCTTTACGGTGATGATATTGCAGCCATTGAGGAGACATCTGACCAGCTGAGAGACGGAGTGCTGGGAGGGCTGCAAATTCAGCATATTCACTTTGTGCAGAGTTACCGGCAACTGAAACTGTTTCAGCAGCCACCCAGGCGAATCCGTTTCAGCTGGGCTGCTAACCACAGTGGCACCGTTCGATTAACATCGGTAGAAGCCATTGAGCATCTGCGTAAGAAATATATGGCATCCGCTGCCATTGAACGCGATATCACATTACTGGAACAGTTGCCCGGATCGGAAATCGTGGTGATTAAACGACTGCTGGCACCTCACCTGCGGGCAAACCTGAAATGGTCAGATACGATTGAGGCAGAGCGCCGGATGAATCCGGATGCGAAAAAACAGTATCCCGGACAGATCAATACGCCACTTCCGGTTTTTGTGCAGCTGGAAAAAGGGCAACCCCTGCCGGAATTCAAGCCAATCAAACCATTTGACCCGATGACACGACAGGAACGTTTACAACGCAGCGACGCACGGCTGGTGCGGATCAGTGACAATCCTGTATCGCGTATCTATCGCTACATTTGA
- a CDS encoding ABC transporter permease, which yields MVILQITRKSLNRRKVKAAIALVALACSISLVLLLVHLKNNLALSIERVTNKADLIVGAPAQPTHLALFGLLHIGSPPPPFSASLFETLKSHEEIRTAIPFSMLESHRGITITGTTQELFQHLAPDESELFEHGQGFIESESIVLGATLAEKTGYKVGEYMTIAAGSEPSFKDEYPQHFKVTGILLPTDNVIDNSAFAPIDTLMAIRQERGMKTGQDINLILLTLHNRQALLPMQNLIREMNPQAVEVIIPSHELDFIRYTGNQLVNLMLGIVIITLLMALIAVFFSVSSSLAERRYEIETLRMLGARTHQMIMIGLLEPVLIIMAASILGFGLFWIGTKGLEYSLPDIWKGWVAGHSVSLQEVGVLLILVMAGTAISAIPAWITLGQCTRLK from the coding sequence ATGGTAATTCTCCAGATCACCCGCAAAAGCCTGAACCGTCGCAAAGTCAAAGCAGCCATTGCCTTAGTAGCGCTGGCCTGTAGTATCAGTCTGGTTTTACTGCTGGTGCATTTAAAAAACAATCTGGCACTTTCCATTGAGCGAGTAACCAACAAGGCAGACCTGATTGTCGGTGCTCCGGCCCAACCCACTCATCTCGCATTGTTCGGATTACTCCATATCGGAAGCCCACCCCCGCCCTTTTCAGCATCGCTGTTCGAAACCCTGAAAAGTCATGAAGAGATTCGTACTGCAATACCCTTTAGCATGCTGGAAAGCCATCGGGGTATCACCATTACCGGCACAACCCAGGAGCTGTTTCAACATCTGGCACCCGATGAATCCGAACTCTTTGAACATGGCCAGGGTTTTATCGAGTCTGAGAGCATTGTTCTTGGGGCGACTCTGGCAGAAAAGACCGGCTACAAAGTGGGTGAATACATGACGATCGCCGCCGGTTCAGAACCCTCTTTTAAAGATGAATATCCGCAACATTTTAAAGTGACGGGAATTCTGTTGCCCACCGACAATGTGATAGACAACAGCGCATTTGCACCCATAGACACCTTAATGGCAATCCGACAGGAACGGGGGATGAAAACAGGACAGGACATCAACCTGATTCTGCTGACATTACATAACCGACAGGCACTGTTACCCATGCAAAACCTGATCAGAGAAATGAACCCGCAGGCTGTGGAGGTGATTATCCCGTCTCATGAGCTGGATTTTATTCGCTATACCGGCAACCAGCTGGTCAACCTGATGCTTGGCATTGTGATCATTACCCTGTTAATGGCACTGATCGCCGTATTTTTCAGTGTCAGCAGCAGCCTGGCTGAGCGCAGGTATGAAATTGAGACATTGAGAATGCTGGGCGCAAGAACCCATCAGATGATCATGATCGGACTGCTGGAACCCGTTCTGATTATTATGGCGGCTTCGATATTGGGATTTGGGTTGTTCTGGATAGGGACGAAGGGGCTGGAATACAGCTTGCCAGATATCTGGAAGGGGTGGGTGGCAGGACATTCCGTGTCACTGCAAGAGGTCGGAGTACTCTTAATTCTGGTGATGGCAGGAACGGCGATATCTGCTATTCCCGCCTGGATAACCCTCGGGCAATGTACCCGTCTTAAATAG
- a CDS encoding peptidylprolyl isomerase, producing the protein MRTLLNRLGNQLLPFSMALTIAFMANGVTASPEVPSENKNKEDIVQVQMETSKGNIVLQLDEKRAPVTVKNFLRYVDEGFYDNLIFHRVINGFMIQGGGMDKNMTQKPTKAPIYNESSNGLANRRGTIAMARTSAPHSATSQFFINLEDNNSLNYRTGQPGYAVFGHVVKGMDVVDAIAKVRTGRKAGHSDVPVEPVFIIKADRVQAADKNEPPVK; encoded by the coding sequence ATGCGAACATTGCTGAACCGATTGGGGAACCAGCTGCTGCCGTTTTCAATGGCCCTGACTATAGCGTTTATGGCTAATGGTGTGACGGCCAGTCCAGAAGTACCCTCTGAGAACAAAAATAAAGAGGATATTGTGCAGGTTCAGATGGAAACCAGTAAAGGTAATATCGTTCTCCAGCTGGATGAGAAGCGTGCGCCGGTGACGGTCAAAAACTTTCTGCGCTATGTGGACGAAGGTTTCTATGACAACCTGATTTTCCACCGGGTCATCAATGGTTTTATGATTCAGGGCGGTGGCATGGACAAAAACATGACCCAGAAGCCGACCAAAGCCCCTATATATAACGAATCATCCAATGGGCTTGCCAACAGGCGCGGCACCATTGCTATGGCCCGAACCTCTGCACCCCACAGCGCGACCTCGCAGTTTTTTATCAATCTGGAAGATAACAACAGTTTGAACTATCGGACAGGGCAGCCCGGCTATGCGGTTTTTGGTCATGTAGTTAAAGGCATGGATGTGGTGGATGCCATTGCCAAAGTAAGAACCGGACGTAAAGCGGGACATAGTGATGTACCCGTTGAGCCAGTTTTTATTATCAAAGCCGATCGGGTTCAGGCAGCCGATAAGAATGAGCCCCCGGTAAAATAA
- a CDS encoding aldehyde dehydrogenase family protein gives MDTLPLLIPGAEPPAGTLNVYNPFDLSEIGRLATGDSRHVEQALTTACGLFRNRDSWLPLDQRIDIFSRLLHRLSGQQEDLARQAAAEGGKPLVDSRIEISRAMDGIKLCIDCMRNDSGSMPVVNSTGATRHHLAFTTKEPVGVVVAVSAFNHPFNLIVHQVGPALAAGCPVIVKPADDTPLSCWHLAKLFHESGLPPEWLQVLIPESLAVAEHLVTARRVGFFSFIGSARVGWSLRSKLAAGTRCALEHGGAAPVIVAADADVDLAVRALAKGGFYHAGQVCVSSQRVYVHQSISQAFLRGLKKAADDLTVGDPLLDNTDVGPLIRPAEVDRVEAWVNEARAGGGTIVCGGRRVGRTGYAPTIIHNPPVDARVSEQEIFGPVVCVYDYETLDYAIEQANRLPFAFQAAVFSEHQPTILRAYKRLDASAIMVNQHTAFRSDGMPFAGLKQSGLGVGGIFHTFSEMQVNKMMVVHSPEL, from the coding sequence ATGGATACTTTACCTTTACTGATTCCCGGCGCTGAGCCTCCGGCTGGAACACTGAATGTATACAACCCATTTGACCTGTCTGAGATTGGCAGGCTGGCAACAGGCGACAGTCGCCATGTAGAGCAGGCTCTGACCACAGCCTGTGGCCTGTTTCGTAACCGGGACAGCTGGTTGCCCCTGGATCAGCGTATAGACATTTTCAGTCGTCTGTTACATCGCCTTTCCGGGCAGCAGGAAGACCTGGCGCGGCAGGCGGCTGCGGAAGGTGGTAAACCGCTGGTGGACTCACGAATTGAAATCAGCCGCGCCATGGATGGCATCAAACTGTGCATCGACTGTATGCGTAACGACAGTGGTTCAATGCCTGTCGTAAACAGTACAGGAGCTACCCGTCACCATCTGGCATTCACCACAAAAGAACCAGTTGGCGTGGTGGTGGCTGTCAGTGCTTTTAATCATCCTTTCAATCTGATTGTTCATCAGGTCGGGCCTGCTTTGGCAGCGGGCTGCCCGGTTATTGTCAAGCCCGCTGATGATACACCGCTGTCCTGCTGGCATCTGGCAAAACTGTTCCATGAGTCGGGCTTACCGCCCGAGTGGTTGCAGGTATTGATACCTGAAAGCCTTGCGGTGGCAGAGCACCTGGTGACAGCCAGACGGGTAGGCTTCTTTTCTTTTATTGGCAGTGCCAGAGTGGGTTGGTCACTGCGTTCCAAACTGGCGGCAGGCACCCGCTGTGCTCTGGAGCATGGCGGAGCTGCACCGGTGATCGTTGCGGCCGATGCGGATGTTGATCTGGCGGTGCGTGCTCTTGCTAAAGGTGGGTTTTATCATGCCGGGCAGGTCTGTGTTTCCAGTCAACGGGTGTATGTGCATCAATCCATTAGTCAGGCTTTTTTGCGGGGGCTGAAAAAGGCGGCCGATGATCTGACCGTTGGGGACCCTTTGCTGGATAACACCGATGTTGGGCCATTGATTCGACCGGCAGAAGTTGACCGGGTGGAAGCCTGGGTGAACGAAGCCCGCGCAGGCGGTGGAACCATTGTTTGTGGGGGGCGGCGGGTTGGGCGGACCGGTTATGCGCCCACTATTATTCATAACCCACCTGTGGATGCCAGAGTGAGTGAGCAGGAGATATTTGGCCCCGTGGTATGCGTCTACGATTACGAGACGCTGGATTATGCCATTGAACAGGCTAACCGTTTGCCATTTGCCTTTCAGGCGGCGGTGTTTTCTGAGCATCAGCCAACGATTCTGCGTGCTTATAAACGACTCGATGCTTCGGCCATCATGGTGAATCAGCATACCGCTTTCCGTAGCGATGGTATGCCGTTTGCCGGCTTGAAGCAGTCGGGCCTGGGAGTGGGGGGCATCTTTCATACCTTCAGTGAAATGCAGGTGAATAAAATGATGGTCGTTCACAGCCCGGAACTGTAA
- a CDS encoding tRNA(Met) cytidine acetyltransferase TmcA, with protein sequence MKELFKQRLNRLAQLNHRELIVLSGEQDWCLHSVHEWLPYLSEEQGLWLSPWLGLWLGKGAPETIPAIQAAKASQWLGRERQFVVFNAWSGFDVDAFGAISGVVKGGGVMFLLIPELAQWSQLEDPEHRRITVYPETKNRVTGRYIQRLAKLLTESEHCSLIQQNKEPAWSALPNLNVESEASDGHGYCQTLEQAQAVEAIKKVATGHRRRPLVLTADRGRGKSAALGIAAAQLLTHGLKRIVVTGPSLASTEQVFQHAGECLENTCLSRGTFSGGRVQWQDKSIQFMAPDEIVGNPVDCDLMLVDEAAALPVPLLESLLRQQSRIVFSSTIHGYEGTGRGFAIRFRKKLDTIAPKWRALSIRQAIRWADHDPLEQLVFSSLLLDARPAEDHQVEGATAEQCEWVCFDRDQLVQNESMVAQVFGLLALAHYRTRPFDLRHFLDGPNIEVYGLLYQGHLVGTVLAAREGAIDTSMQESIWLGQRRVRGHLIPQSLSNHAGIPEAIRQKGLRVLRIAVHPAIHRKGLGAEMLNCLAQSAHDKGFDYLGTSFGATSGLLNFWQNSGYQPVRTGLQREAASGCYSLMMLQSLSEAGNELQVEARSRFFDNFLLQLPESLKVMEAELVRQLFRGASDFSSADLSERDWQDIASFSRGQRLFESCLPAIRKLLLKSLVCADSDFNNGEQALRVLIMKVLQQQSWSNLAQYEGLAGKKQVLVHLRSCVGQLETALKH encoded by the coding sequence GTGAAGGAATTATTTAAACAACGGTTAAACCGTCTGGCTCAGCTCAACCATCGTGAGCTGATAGTGCTCAGTGGTGAACAGGACTGGTGCCTGCATAGCGTACACGAATGGCTGCCTTACCTGTCGGAAGAGCAGGGGCTATGGTTGAGCCCCTGGTTAGGCCTCTGGTTGGGCAAAGGTGCGCCAGAAACCATACCTGCCATTCAGGCTGCTAAAGCGTCACAATGGTTAGGCCGTGAACGGCAATTTGTGGTGTTTAACGCCTGGTCCGGGTTTGATGTTGATGCTTTTGGTGCTATCAGTGGTGTGGTTAAAGGCGGCGGTGTGATGTTTCTGCTGATTCCGGAGCTGGCCCAGTGGAGCCAGCTGGAAGATCCGGAGCATCGTCGTATAACCGTCTATCCGGAAACTAAGAACCGGGTAACAGGAAGGTATATCCAGCGTTTGGCAAAGTTGCTGACTGAATCTGAACATTGCAGTCTGATTCAGCAGAATAAAGAACCGGCCTGGTCGGCATTACCTAACCTCAACGTAGAGTCAGAAGCGTCGGATGGGCATGGTTATTGTCAAACACTGGAGCAGGCTCAGGCGGTGGAGGCCATCAAAAAGGTGGCAACAGGTCATCGCCGTCGTCCATTGGTGCTAACGGCCGACCGCGGACGAGGTAAAAGCGCAGCCCTGGGAATTGCCGCCGCACAGCTTCTGACTCATGGATTAAAGCGGATTGTGGTAACAGGGCCATCATTGGCATCGACTGAACAGGTGTTTCAGCACGCTGGGGAATGCCTTGAGAATACCTGCCTTTCCAGAGGTACGTTTTCCGGGGGAAGGGTCCAGTGGCAGGATAAGTCGATTCAGTTTATGGCACCTGACGAAATTGTCGGTAACCCGGTTGACTGTGACCTGATGCTGGTGGATGAAGCAGCGGCATTGCCTGTGCCTTTGCTGGAGTCTCTACTCAGACAGCAGTCGCGCATCGTCTTTTCTTCCACTATTCACGGTTATGAAGGCACCGGACGTGGTTTTGCCATACGTTTTCGCAAAAAGCTGGATACCATAGCACCAAAATGGCGAGCTTTGTCTATCAGGCAGGCGATTCGCTGGGCAGACCATGACCCGCTGGAACAGCTGGTTTTTTCGAGCCTGTTGCTGGATGCCAGACCTGCGGAAGACCATCAGGTTGAAGGTGCCACCGCTGAACAGTGTGAATGGGTTTGTTTTGACCGTGACCAGTTAGTGCAGAATGAGTCGATGGTGGCTCAGGTGTTTGGGCTGCTGGCGCTGGCTCATTACCGGACCCGACCGTTTGACTTACGACATTTTTTAGATGGCCCGAATATAGAAGTTTATGGTCTTCTCTATCAGGGTCATCTGGTCGGGACGGTTCTGGCGGCAAGAGAAGGAGCGATTGATACGTCTATGCAGGAATCGATCTGGCTGGGGCAACGACGGGTACGGGGTCACCTGATTCCTCAGTCATTGAGTAACCATGCCGGGATTCCCGAGGCGATCAGACAAAAAGGGTTACGGGTCTTGAGGATTGCTGTTCATCCGGCTATCCACAGAAAGGGGCTGGGAGCCGAAATGCTGAACTGCCTGGCACAATCTGCCCATGATAAAGGGTTTGATTATCTGGGAACCAGCTTTGGCGCTACTTCCGGCCTGTTGAATTTCTGGCAGAACAGTGGGTATCAGCCGGTGCGAACCGGTTTGCAGAGAGAGGCTGCCAGTGGTTGTTATTCGTTGATGATGTTGCAGTCGCTGTCAGAAGCAGGCAATGAACTGCAGGTGGAAGCCCGTTCCCGTTTTTTCGATAACTTTCTGCTACAGCTGCCCGAAAGCCTTAAAGTAATGGAGGCTGAGCTGGTCAGACAGTTATTCCGTGGTGCCAGTGACTTCAGTTCTGCTGACCTGTCTGAGCGGGACTGGCAGGATATCGCCTCTTTCAGCCGTGGGCAGCGTCTGTTTGAAAGCTGTTTGCCTGCAATTCGAAAATTACTGTTAAAAAGTTTGGTTTGTGCTGATAGCGACTTTAATAACGGTGAACAGGCTTTGCGGGTATTAATTATGAAAGTGTTGCAGCAGCAGAGCTGGAGCAATCTGGCGCAATACGAAGGACTGGCCGGTAAAAAGCAGGTTCTGGTTCATCTCCGGAGCTGTGTTGGGCAACTGGAAACCGCTTTGAAACACTAA
- a CDS encoding ZrgA family zinc uptake protein encodes MKRCVSTMLSAVLLIVAAANVQSEIVLHRAVEPAQIIVDVSLKKENLTLFISIPILSVAHLTAQTDYKSLTQQLRQSTSLWETPVKARCSPVNHRLFITSQPDSNDTSAIEGFFDFNCKEPEQLLTITPRLATVLPGLKVINLWVTTDHWQHKKNLVLPDGIIQLTP; translated from the coding sequence ATGAAACGCTGTGTTTCAACAATGCTGAGCGCTGTCTTATTGATAGTTGCTGCCGCAAACGTTCAGTCTGAAATAGTGCTTCACCGTGCGGTAGAACCTGCACAGATTATTGTTGATGTCTCTCTCAAAAAGGAAAACCTGACCCTGTTCATCAGCATACCGATATTGTCAGTGGCTCATCTCACCGCACAAACTGATTATAAGTCCCTGACACAACAGCTGCGCCAGTCCACCTCTCTTTGGGAAACTCCGGTAAAAGCCCGGTGCTCGCCAGTTAACCACCGACTGTTTATTACCAGTCAGCCGGACTCGAATGATACCAGTGCCATAGAAGGTTTTTTTGATTTCAACTGTAAAGAGCCAGAACAACTTCTCACCATAACGCCAAGGCTGGCAACCGTCCTGCCCGGTCTGAAAGTCATAAACCTCTGGGTTACCACGGATCATTGGCAACACAAAAAAAACCTTGTACTGCCTGACGGCATAATCCAACTGACTCCCTGA
- the pdxH gene encoding pyridoxamine 5'-phosphate oxidase, whose product MKYALFIVWKTDSYYSQLSRNHDKKKKPAGISPSFIASGSCCTIPHNEDTNPHRSTNMDISNLRENYTQSGLDKEDLNSDPVEQFSLWFQQAQEAQLPEPNAMSIATATADGVPSLRTVLLKYFDQSGFVFFTNYSSNKSREISENPHVALMFPWVTLERQVVIKGTAEKISKAESLKYFTSRPHGSQLGAWVSHQSSVITGRKLLELKLDEMKRKFKEGKVPLPDFWGGYRVVPQTIEFWQGRPNRLHDRFQYARTNDKGWVIERLAP is encoded by the coding sequence ATGAAATACGCCCTTTTTATAGTCTGGAAAACCGACAGTTACTATAGTCAACTATCCAGAAATCATGACAAGAAGAAAAAGCCTGCCGGTATCAGTCCATCGTTTATTGCATCCGGCAGCTGTTGTACAATTCCACACAACGAAGACACAAATCCTCACAGAAGTACTAACATGGATATCAGCAACCTTCGCGAGAATTACACTCAGTCGGGCCTTGACAAAGAAGACCTGAACAGCGATCCGGTGGAACAGTTCAGCCTGTGGTTTCAGCAGGCACAGGAAGCACAGCTGCCGGAACCCAACGCCATGAGTATTGCCACCGCCACAGCAGACGGTGTTCCCAGCCTGCGAACCGTCCTGTTGAAATACTTTGATCAGTCGGGATTTGTTTTCTTTACCAATTATTCCAGCAACAAATCCCGGGAGATTTCCGAAAACCCTCACGTTGCCCTGATGTTCCCCTGGGTTACTCTTGAGCGTCAGGTGGTTATTAAGGGTACAGCCGAAAAAATATCCAAGGCAGAATCCCTGAAGTATTTCACCAGCCGGCCCCATGGCAGTCAGCTGGGTGCCTGGGTTTCCCATCAGAGTTCAGTCATTACGGGTCGCAAACTACTGGAACTGAAACTGGATGAAATGAAGCGTAAGTTCAAAGAAGGCAAAGTCCCCCTGCCAGACTTCTGGGGCGGCTATCGGGTGGTGCCACAAACCATTGAGTTCTGGCAGGGGCGACCAAATCGTCTGCATGACCGTTTCCAATATGCCCGAACAAACGACAAAGGCTGGGTTATTGAAAGGCTGGCACCATGA
- a CDS encoding ATP-dependent zinc protease family protein, whose protein sequence is MNRQAPFITLLFFMFCLMEALSLRAMASCSCPEKMVVFGTYEIATLVNIQKMKVAALIDSGATTTALDARNIKMYINRKGRRWVYYDFYHKPTGETVSMHQPVSRIARVITHSGKPSERAVVKNTVSIGPTSRYLEVSLINRSNFPQQLLIGANYLKKTALIDSGRSYLQSGE, encoded by the coding sequence GTGAACAGACAAGCCCCCTTTATAACCCTGCTGTTTTTTATGTTCTGCCTGATGGAAGCCCTGTCTTTGCGGGCTATGGCATCCTGCTCATGTCCAGAAAAAATGGTCGTGTTCGGCACTTACGAAATAGCCACACTGGTCAATATTCAGAAAATGAAGGTCGCAGCGCTGATTGACAGCGGCGCTACGACGACAGCGCTTGATGCCCGCAATATAAAAATGTACATCAACCGCAAAGGGCGGCGCTGGGTCTACTATGACTTCTATCATAAGCCGACGGGCGAAACGGTGTCCATGCACCAGCCAGTCAGTCGGATCGCACGAGTCATCACCCATTCCGGGAAACCCTCTGAACGGGCAGTGGTTAAAAATACCGTCAGCATAGGGCCCACCAGCCGTTATCTGGAGGTGTCGCTGATCAATCGCAGCAACTTCCCACAACAGCTTCTGATTGGCGCAAACTACCTGAAAAAAACCGCCCTGATCGATTCGGGCAGAAGCTATCTGCAGAGCGGGGAATAA
- a CDS encoding ATP-binding cassette domain-containing protein: protein MNKTLAVDIKDLQVKIKERTCLDIPSLEIEEGETVVLFGENGAGKTTLLKALSGLIPVKASCLEILGQDFLSIPQKKIDQLRADYIGYVFQNLYLIPYLTALENILLPCGFSRKKKENVLKSSISAEYEAYMLMARLKFEDPLRLRHKADQLSKGLQQRVAVARALIGGPKLILADEPTSAMGSYSKKIVYKLLIEYAKEHGSTLICITHNKEADRYFDRQVNMKDINKSAESNPLW, encoded by the coding sequence ATGAACAAGACACTCGCCGTTGATATCAAAGACCTTCAGGTGAAGATTAAAGAGCGGACTTGCCTGGATATTCCTTCTCTGGAGATAGAAGAAGGCGAAACCGTAGTACTATTTGGTGAGAATGGTGCAGGTAAAACCACTCTGCTCAAAGCTCTGTCGGGGCTGATTCCAGTCAAAGCCAGCTGTCTGGAAATATTAGGTCAGGATTTTTTGTCTATTCCCCAAAAAAAAATTGACCAGCTCCGTGCTGATTACATTGGCTATGTCTTCCAGAACCTCTATTTAATCCCATACCTTACCGCGCTTGAAAATATCCTGCTTCCCTGCGGCTTCTCCCGCAAAAAGAAAGAAAACGTATTAAAGAGCAGTATATCCGCTGAATACGAAGCTTATATGTTAATGGCCCGGTTAAAGTTTGAAGACCCCCTGAGGTTGCGCCATAAAGCCGACCAACTCAGCAAAGGGTTACAGCAGAGAGTGGCGGTGGCACGGGCTCTTATCGGAGGCCCAAAGCTGATTCTCGCTGATGAACCCACCTCAGCGATGGGAAGTTATAGCAAAAAAATTGTTTACAAATTGCTCATTGAGTATGCAAAGGAGCATGGCAGCACACTGATCTGCATCACCCACAACAAAGAAGCTGACCGGTACTTCGACAGACAGGTGAATATGAAGGATATCAACAAATCAGCGGAGAGCAATCCTTTATGGTAA
- a CDS encoding GrxA family glutaredoxin: MSRFTVFGRPGCGFCVRAKQLLEDRQLPFRYVDIHAEGISKADLEKTVGKPVETVPQIFHGQKYIGGCTDLEAYLRDELADA, translated from the coding sequence ATGAGTCGTTTTACCGTATTTGGGCGTCCGGGTTGTGGTTTTTGTGTTCGTGCCAAACAGCTGCTGGAAGATCGACAACTGCCTTTTCGCTATGTTGATATTCATGCTGAAGGGATCAGCAAGGCTGATCTGGAAAAAACCGTAGGCAAGCCAGTTGAAACCGTGCCGCAGATTTTTCATGGGCAGAAGTATATTGGTGGCTGTACTGACCTGGAAGCCTACCTGAGGGATGAACTGGCTGACGCCTGA